The Candidatus Korarchaeota archaeon NZ13-K genome window below encodes:
- a CDS encoding DUF2099 family protein: protein MHELLCRGARVLVRDREVQVLTDPVVLRCPYVRATYGIELIDREAVRRIVEMKMRDLGFFCPSRCLESDEVVPFGSSEMISSAMGEILDCAVLVCDGAGTVITSNPRLVQGIGARMNGLLSTSPIPEVIEGIRARGGEVLEEPRIDQVAGVRKAIEMGFRRIAVTVIGPMARDIGELRRIEERHDVKLAIFSTCNTLASEEEVEYIELADIVCASASRLIIERIGRKAIMQLGVHIPVFILTELGKRIALRYLEGMRSPLLVSRVRMPFIQEDKLPMLREPSGDSMR, encoded by the coding sequence ATGCATGAGCTCCTCTGCAGGGGAGCCAGGGTTCTGGTCAGGGACCGCGAGGTTCAGGTGCTCACGGATCCGGTGGTCCTGAGGTGCCCTTACGTCAGGGCCACTTACGGCATAGAGCTCATAGACAGGGAAGCTGTTAGGAGGATTGTTGAGATGAAGATGAGGGATCTCGGCTTCTTCTGCCCCAGCAGGTGCCTTGAGAGCGATGAAGTCGTTCCCTTCGGGAGCTCCGAGATGATAAGCTCCGCGATGGGGGAAATACTGGACTGCGCGGTCCTCGTTTGCGACGGGGCCGGCACTGTGATAACATCGAACCCGAGACTCGTACAGGGGATAGGGGCCAGGATGAACGGGCTCCTTAGCACTTCACCGATCCCGGAGGTGATAGAGGGCATAAGGGCCAGGGGAGGGGAGGTCCTGGAGGAGCCCAGGATAGATCAGGTGGCCGGCGTGAGGAAGGCCATAGAGATGGGGTTCAGGAGGATAGCGGTCACAGTCATAGGGCCCATGGCGAGGGACATAGGGGAGCTCAGGAGGATTGAGGAGCGCCATGATGTCAAGCTAGCCATATTCTCGACTTGCAACACGCTCGCCTCGGAGGAGGAGGTTGAGTACATAGAGCTGGCCGACATCGTTTGCGCGAGCGCCTCAAGGCTTATCATCGAGAGGATCGGCAGGAAGGCTATCATGCAGCTCGGGGTTCACATACCCGTCTTCATCCTGACGGAGCTGGGGAAGAGGATAGCCCTAAGGTACCTGGAGGGGATGAGGTCCCCCCTCCTCGTGTCCAGGGTGAGGATGCCCTTCATCCAGGAAGACAAGCTGCCCATGCTCAGGGAGCCCTCGGGGGATTCAATGCGATGA
- a CDS encoding lysine exporter LysO family protein: MMLSSLLPAVLLLSGMLAGSLLRAGFADSLVSGLLYLLLFLIGISLGSERIEIGLRDLEIPIATVAGTLLAAALASPLMGLPLRAALSVAAGFGWYTLAGPLVSGLLGARMGTIAFLSNLLREVISLALHRVIAARLGCDALIACGGAASMDTFLPFVADSCGSGGGMRSFISGFVLTLITPLAISSFAVYLP, from the coding sequence ATGATGCTCTCCTCCCTGCTACCGGCCGTCCTGCTCCTCTCCGGGATGCTGGCCGGCTCCCTCCTGAGGGCGGGCTTCGCGGATTCTCTCGTCTCAGGCCTGCTCTACCTCCTCCTCTTCCTCATCGGGATCTCGCTGGGATCTGAGAGGATTGAGATCGGCTTGAGAGACCTCGAGATTCCGATCGCCACCGTGGCTGGAACACTGCTTGCCGCGGCGCTGGCCTCACCCCTCATGGGCCTGCCGCTCAGGGCTGCGCTGAGCGTTGCGGCCGGCTTCGGTTGGTACACGCTGGCCGGCCCGCTTGTGAGCGGCCTGCTAGGCGCGAGGATGGGCACTATTGCCTTCCTCTCCAACCTGCTCAGGGAGGTGATATCGCTGGCGCTCCACAGGGTCATAGCCGCGAGGCTGGGCTGCGATGCCCTCATAGCCTGCGGTGGAGCGGCATCAATGGACACATTCCTGCCCTTCGTCGCCGACTCCTGCGGGAGCGGGGGAGGGATGAGGTCCTTCATATCTGGGTTCGTCCTCACCCTGATAACACCTCTCGCGATATCCTCATTCGCTGTCTACCTCCCTTGA
- a CDS encoding rhomboid family intramembrane serine protease, giving the protein MSMAIGIPMTIPEFRPKHRVTIFLIIANSLVYAATSYRNLFLSVDDYWVTAGGFSPSLLPYPEQWYRLLTSMFLHADIFHIFFNMYFLFFAGRAVEEALGSGRFTLLYFASGLAASIFHTAYSFIGGLTSYAVPAIGASGAISGVLGAYLMFYPGTSLVICIPVFLFPLCFPMRASLYIIFWFATQVIYGYARIAGSVAVFAHAGGFLAGIAMLSLVANRRRIGLLRVITHASRVPFLMIPSSYPRGLSSLSKTILSMVTLLLILGGAYTVIAAPSVGRVSVATIQYTLDGTPYMDYAAFRPPDFESYRNTMALQETRVLLNRLAAAKLLYDTGKAMRTLEIRNQRLETEHVVTLGGRTQRVSVDNLLEYFRGTYDGSGLLVRAEGKLITRIIYITGVSYYLSEPVSYEFSISSIEVNVGTLSRYTGLLSLLVAAAAQLTFTRKDQELSIVAEE; this is encoded by the coding sequence ATGAGCATGGCCATCGGGATACCCATGACGATTCCAGAGTTCAGACCGAAGCACAGAGTCACAATTTTTCTAATAATCGCCAACTCGCTCGTTTACGCCGCTACATCATACAGGAACCTCTTCCTGAGCGTTGATGACTACTGGGTCACGGCGGGGGGCTTCTCCCCATCCCTCCTCCCCTACCCGGAGCAGTGGTACAGGCTCCTCACATCGATGTTCCTGCACGCCGACATCTTCCACATATTCTTCAACATGTACTTCCTCTTCTTCGCAGGGAGGGCCGTTGAGGAGGCCCTGGGCTCCGGGAGGTTCACCCTCCTCTACTTCGCATCCGGCCTGGCTGCCTCCATCTTCCACACCGCCTACTCCTTCATAGGGGGCCTGACTTCCTACGCCGTTCCGGCCATAGGGGCTTCCGGGGCCATAAGCGGGGTCCTGGGAGCCTACCTCATGTTCTATCCCGGTACCTCCCTCGTTATATGCATCCCGGTCTTCCTCTTCCCCCTCTGCTTCCCCATGAGGGCCTCCCTCTACATAATCTTCTGGTTCGCGACACAGGTCATATACGGTTACGCCAGGATAGCTGGTAGTGTTGCAGTCTTCGCTCACGCGGGGGGCTTCCTAGCAGGGATAGCCATGCTCTCCCTAGTGGCCAACAGGAGGAGGATAGGCCTGCTGAGGGTGATAACGCACGCCTCTCGCGTTCCCTTCCTCATGATCCCATCCTCCTACCCCAGGGGGCTCAGCTCCCTCTCAAAGACGATCCTCAGCATGGTCACCCTGCTCCTCATACTCGGGGGGGCCTACACGGTCATCGCGGCCCCCAGCGTCGGCAGGGTGAGCGTCGCGACCATCCAGTACACGCTAGACGGGACCCCTTACATGGACTACGCGGCCTTCAGACCCCCAGACTTCGAATCTTACAGGAACACCATGGCCCTCCAGGAGACCAGGGTCCTCCTGAACAGGCTGGCCGCGGCCAAGCTCCTTTACGATACTGGAAAGGCCATGAGGACTTTGGAAATAAGGAATCAGCGCTTGGAAACGGAGCACGTCGTGACTCTGGGTGGCAGGACCCAGAGGGTGTCCGTGGATAACCTGCTGGAGTACTTCAGGGGTACCTACGATGGATCGGGCCTCCTGGTGAGGGCGGAGGGAAAGCTGATCACTAGGATCATCTACATAACGGGAGTCAGCTACTACCTGAGCGAACCTGTGAGTTATGAGTTCAGCATAAGCTCTATTGAGGTGAACGTGGGGACGCTGTCCAGGTACACAGGGCTTCTCTCCCTGCTCGTGGCGGCCGCTGCTCAGCTGACCTTCACGAGGAAGGATCAGGAGCTCTCCATAGTCGCGGAGGAGTGA
- a CDS encoding OsmC family peroxiredoxin, with product MGDALEYKDIKVRVSGIRVSPTKTKVTCGGFELLIDKLGGEAPSPLDLALASLIGCLNITATLVAEDMGIRIEEAEFEAVGLFNPAVFYGKEGPRAGYKGIRVVVRLRTDADEEKLRELMRRVEERCPVSDNLARTTPIEVSVERIGP from the coding sequence ATGGGTGATGCCTTGGAGTACAAGGACATTAAGGTTAGGGTCTCCGGGATCAGGGTCTCCCCAACAAAGACCAAGGTCACTTGCGGGGGCTTCGAGCTCCTGATCGACAAGCTGGGAGGGGAGGCCCCAAGTCCCCTGGATCTCGCTCTAGCATCCCTCATAGGATGCCTGAACATAACAGCAACGCTGGTCGCCGAGGATATGGGGATAAGGATAGAGGAGGCGGAGTTCGAGGCCGTGGGCCTGTTCAATCCGGCCGTCTTCTACGGAAAGGAGGGGCCCAGGGCTGGTTACAAGGGTATAAGGGTTGTGGTCCGCCTCAGGACGGACGCGGATGAGGAGAAGCTGAGGGAGCTCATGAGGAGGGTGGAGGAGAGGTGCCCCGTGAGCGACAACCTCGCGAGGACGACCCCGATAGAGGTCTCGGTGGAGAGGATCGGGCCTTGA
- a CDS encoding nucleotidyltransferase domain-containing protein has translation MEIGLREERLKEPYASLLRKLLDRALEKLGDNLISFVVFGSVARGEARKDSDIDILIVARDLPRSRFKRQDLFMEIEEAVEP, from the coding sequence ATGGAAATAGGGTTGAGAGAGGAGAGGTTGAAGGAGCCCTACGCTTCTCTTCTAAGGAAGCTCCTAGATAGGGCTCTTGAGAAGCTTGGAGACAACTTAATATCGTTTGTGGTCTTCGGATCTGTGGCAAGAGGCGAGGCCAGGAAGGACAGCGACATAGACATACTCATAGTTGCCAGGGATCTTCCGAGGAGCAGGTTTAAAAGACAGGACCTCTTCATGGAGATAGAGGAGGCTGTTGAGCC
- a CDS encoding ZIP family metal transporter — protein MEVCSLGLVELISGLSDGNTLLLALILSTMAMLSTTLGGLPVALLRGRDSGRSFSMLVDIGLGFSSGVMFVASFTSLLIPAIEDFGLPLPISGLVTGALVIHGVNAIIPHEHLIKGYEGPAGALRKLRAAWLVALAVIIHNLPEGLSIGVATAFEVRDAITLGIAIAIQDAPEGLAVALPVYATTGSLRRAVLYAWLSGLSEVVLALPSAALASLSASLLPLAMGFGAGAMIYVVSHEALPETHRSGHENKATLSFFSGFILMLALDTMLG, from the coding sequence GTGGAGGTGTGCTCCTTGGGACTTGTGGAGCTCATCTCGGGATTAAGCGACGGTAACACGCTGCTGCTCGCCCTAATACTTTCCACCATGGCCATGCTCAGCACGACGCTCGGGGGTCTGCCCGTGGCCTTGCTGAGGGGCAGGGATAGCGGCAGGAGCTTCTCCATGCTGGTCGACATAGGCCTTGGATTCAGCAGCGGTGTCATGTTCGTTGCGAGCTTCACAAGCCTTCTGATCCCGGCCATAGAGGACTTCGGACTGCCCCTCCCCATCTCCGGCCTGGTCACAGGGGCCCTGGTGATACACGGGGTGAATGCTATCATCCCCCACGAGCACCTCATCAAGGGTTACGAGGGCCCGGCCGGGGCGTTGAGGAAGCTGAGGGCGGCCTGGCTGGTGGCCCTGGCGGTGATAATACACAACCTGCCCGAGGGTCTCTCCATAGGAGTGGCCACGGCCTTCGAGGTGAGGGACGCGATAACGCTGGGGATTGCTATAGCAATTCAGGACGCCCCTGAGGGACTTGCAGTGGCCCTTCCGGTTTACGCCACCACGGGAAGCCTCAGGAGGGCCGTTCTATACGCCTGGCTTAGCGGGCTCTCCGAGGTGGTGCTGGCCCTACCCTCGGCCGCCCTCGCATCGCTATCCGCATCCCTGCTTCCGCTGGCCATGGGCTTCGGTGCTGGAGCGATGATATACGTGGTGAGCCACGAGGCCCTGCCTGAAACTCACAGGAGCGGCCATGAGAACAAGGCGACCCTCTCCTTCTTCTCGGGCTTCATACTCATGCTCGCCCTTGACACAATGCTGGGCTGA